The following proteins are co-located in the Leishmania panamensis strain MHOM/PA/94/PSC-1 chromosome 26 sequence genome:
- a CDS encoding hypothetical protein (TriTrypDB/GeneDB-style sysID: LpmP.26.2460): MATQTVSSEAEGNALIKRIRQLEGEGATLSNTLTKVCEENGRLSGQISALEERVQTLVREPLKGTSVLHSLFEPEKTGWFGGSKSAAREKLEQLSDALQSEFIAYKSSHASSNDEVQALMEGLHNAHLNAQELSNVVRDQQELISGGPLAVAVHIVPFDESNSSAAMVRELQEQLRKVREQAALTEDQLRNSQAEVRAMNVENMKLRNGAIAGSALATAPAAADPMAAVSSAPLLSGKAATEELERMSHEYDVLQSALTEARNSIAEKEKDAELQRQKVAQLQNRLTAKDSVHMEEVGKLRQQLADSFSASVACGRCEELLQELEKARCDVDASHMVVQDLRNEILEMTAKQQNKYSALEKRLADNLDQLREKDQQLRHSTSADDYDHLKLEQELLTREIDLYKQRIAFLETSRNPANDVADATALDETKVLETLSATKERISKLEFERDQLAMQLQQAQSYAVSRDTEARQLQQRAEEDKQRVAFLVKKCASLAADVRSTTAQLDTFKEQFEKQSLELKQERRNTESMDKLQREFDDLTKAKGLLEDRLAATQEVEERLVKAKETIAYMELAQSSTICMSQFAEVKSEKEKLQSKVEPLERKLEEAKQEIERLKAVTEAQQAVSSTQNKNVRAWQDQVTALSESEAKLRDKVTTLTTENSRLTQVNASLEQQMNDMQDGIKEMAVHMERDRSSAKAAAEANSEKKIQTLCDELAQARATIAEVQARDGQYVAEGLYQSVVAEREKALEEIKRVTFELEKRKSEISIYRQTIADLEQENDERLKEIEALQDRYQSDRTGLSDRLAKEQKRTAELNSNVASLTEQVSAMEAAAAKHMATITELQEKNAKQQRVFEDKCRREEALSDEIKRLSAQIGTLQGSGTNTALQPESRSRSNDVTAAAAAGVGVAAVVCAAGLAAPPAACHSPAVTEMEAEVKATEPAVSSSPLTPSALTASQPLSERAVDGAAAHTASAPEPIAIEAFCKRIDDLLRDNQRLASELKRTELQHRTESADDQRMITILQTQIKNRMSTNNRTAYEAEIAKSAALKKSVETLMEENTKLRMQAGVAQAPVNMPASASSVAMAGTQQMDVLQLQSQLQAQKATFDSAMEEAAKVAETYEARIHELEEQLHEAEEAAAAAATGADAGGRTASDDGDGPLGKAAKKKTKKVKKRKTLAEQVCAVGDDADVLAAFPHADAVDADSQNSVDAGQLQASLMSAHHEVHQFKLENIQLKEEIAQLKATIVDLLAQLQRAEEDVRSAHEDLDMTQTAMNVERRDLQKQIDLLQTQNTQQRSSMEEKQLSASARSNSIGTNGGGSPSKANRSFHSFSIADVEMQLRRCQDEVGRLMAENRNLQYRLERQAGCTKPPSSATGAAVEATEKSGAEDIHKLRRQLKQRDAEIKTLSDQLMPTKEKLVEYMAMADRLGLQYPFPPELEGATVLRLKALHLPMTPRSASVPAPVQQRRRITPSGGGVGEVSPLPRTPRERRTGGDGGAARSEDKVFSLR, from the coding sequence ATGGCAACGCAGACGGTCAGCAGCGAGGCTGAGGGAAATGCTCTCATCAAGCGGATTCGTCAACTGGAGGGCGAGGGCGCAACGCTCTCCAATACACTCACAAAGGTATGTGAGGAGAATGGCCGCCTGTCCGGGCAGATCtccgcgctggaggagagggtgcaGACGCTGGTGCGGGAACCCCTGAAGGGGACGTCGGTGCTGCACTCACTCTTCGAGCCGGAGAAAACAGGCTGGTTTGGTGGCTCAAAGTCCGCCGCACGAGAGAAGCTGGAGCAACTAAGTGACGCATTGCAGTCTGAGTTCATCGCCTACAAGTCGTCGCATGCGTCTAGCAACGATGAGGTGCAGGCTCTGATGGAAGGGTTGCACAATGCACACCTCAACGCGCAGGAACTGTCTAACGTGGTGAGGGACCAGCAGGAGCTCATCAGCGGCGGtccgctggcggtggcggtacaTATCGTGCCCTTTGACGAAAGCAACAGCTCTGCTGCGATGGTGCGGGAGttgcaggagcagctgcgtaAGGTGCGCGAGCAAGCTGCACTCACTGAGGATCAGCTGCGTAACTCGCAGGCGGAGGTGCGTGCGATGAACGTGGAGAACATGAAGCTGCGCAATGGTGCTATTGCAGGCTCCGCGCTTGCAACAGCACCGGCGGCTGCAGACCCAATGGCAGCGGTCAGTAGCGCTCCGTTGCTCTCTGGGAAGGCTGCCACTGAGGAGCTCGAACGCATGTCCCACGAGTATGATGTGCTGCAGAGCGCGCTCACGGAGGCGCGCAACTCTATCGccgagaaggaaaaggatgCGGAGCTTCAGAGGCAGAAAGTCGCACAATTGCAGAACAGACTCACGGCGAAGGACTCGGTTCacatggaggaggtgggtaagctgcgacagcagctcgCCGACTCCTTTAGCGCTTCTGTGGCATGTGGGCGCTGCGAAGaactgctgcaggagctggagaaggccaGATGCGATGTGGACGCGTCCCACATGGTGGTGCAGGACCTGCGCAACGAGATCCTGGAGATGACGGCAAAGCAGCAGAACAAGTATAGcgcgctggagaagcggcTGGCAGACAACCTCGATCAGCTCCGCGAGAAGGACCAGCAGCTACGCCACTCGACCTCCGCCGATGACTACGACCATCTCAAGTTGGAGCAAGAATTGCTGACCCGTGAAATTGATCTCTACAAACAACGCATCGCCTTCTTAGAAACTAGCCGCAACCCAGCCAACGATGTTGCCGACGCGACTGCGCTGGACGAGACGAAGGTGCTGGAGACACTCAGCGCTACGAAGGAGCGTATCTCAAAGCTGGAGTTTGAGCGAGATCAGctggcgatgcagctgcaacaAGCCCAAAGCTACGCTGTGTCTCGCGACACGGAGGCGCGCCAGCTGCAACAGCGCGCCGAGGAAGACAAACAGCGCGTGGCCTTCCTGGTAAAGAAGTGCGCATCCCTCGCCGCCGATGTGCGGAGCACGACGGCACAACTCGACACCTTCAAGGAACAATTCGAGAAGCAGTCGCTCGAGCTCAAGCAGGAGAGACGCAACACGGAAAGCATGGACAAATTGCAGAGAGAATTTGATGATCTGACCAAAGCAAAGGGCTTGCTCGAGGACCGTTTGGCCGCAacgcaggaggtggaggagcggcttgtaaaggcgaaggagacgATCGCGTACATGGAGTtggcgcagagcagcacgaTCTGCATGAGCCAGTTTGCTGAGGTGAAgtcggagaaggagaagctgcaaAGTAAGGTGGAACCGCTGGAGCgcaagctggaggaggccaAACAGGAGATTGAGCGCCTCAAGGCTGTTACGGAGGCACAGCAGGCTGTTTCATCCACGCAGAACAAGAACGTGCGCGCCTGGCAGGACCAGGTAACTGCGCTGAGCGAGAGTGAAGCGAAACTGCGAGACAAGGTCACCACACTGACGACGGAGAATAGCCGCCTCACACAGGTGAACGCATCACTGGAGCAGCAGATGAACGACATGCAGGACGGCATTAAGGAGATGGCGGTGCACATGGAGAGAGATCGCTCCAGCGCCAAGGCCGCCGCTGAGGCGAACTCAGAAAAGAAAATCCAGACCCTATGCGATGAGCTAGCTCAGGCAAGGGCGACAATCGCCGAGGTGCAGGCACGCGACGGGCAGTACGTCGCCGAGGGGCTTTACCAGTCCGTCGTCGCAGAGCGCGAAAAGGCGTTGGAAGAGATCAAGAGGGTCACCTTCGAGCTAGAGAAGCGCAAGTCGGAGATATCAATCTACCGCCAGACGATCGCCGACCTGGAGCAGGAGAACGATGAGCGCCTGAAGGAGATTGAGGCGCTTCAGGATCGCTATCAGAGCGACCGCACAGGCCTCAGCGATCGCCTCGCgaaggagcagaagcgcacAGCGGAGCTGAACAGCAATGTGGCAAGCCTGACGGAGCAGGTGTCCGCGATggaggcggccgcggcgaAGCACATGGCCACCATCACGGAGCTGCAAGAGAAGaatgcgaagcagcagcgtgtctTTGAGGACAAGTGCCGCCGCGAGGAGGCCCTCAGCGACGAGATTAAGCGTTTAAGTGCTCAAATTGGTACTCTGCAGGGAAGTGGGACAAACACCGCCCTTCAGCCGGagagccgcagccgcagcaatgacgtcacggcggcggcggcggcgggagtgggtgttgccgctgtggtCTGCGCGGCCGGACTAGCGGCACCTCCCGCAGCATGTCACAGCCCAGCCGTGACGGAAAtggaggcagaggtgaaggCGACAGAGCCCGCCGTGTCTTCATCCCCTCTGACTCCCTCAGCACTGACTGCAAGCCAACCGCTGTCAGAGCGCGCTGTtgatggcgccgccgcccacaCCGCTTCTGCACCAGAGCCTATCGCCATTGAGGCCTTCTGCAAGCGCATTGACGACCTCCTGCGAGACAACCAGCGCCTCGCTAGTGAGCTGAAGCGTACAGAACTGCAGCACCGTACGGAGTCCGCGGATGATCAGCGCATGATTACCATCCTGCAGACACAGATCAAAAACCGCATGTCGACCAACAACCGTACTGCGTACGAGGCTGAAATCGCCAAGTCGGCAGCACTGAAGAAGAGCGTTGAGACGCTCATGGAGGAGAACACGAAGCTGCGCATGCAGGCAGGTGTAGCGCAGGCCCCGGTGAACATGCCTGCTTCGGCCTCATCTGTCGCCATGGCGGGGACGCAGCAGATGGACGTGCTTCAGCTGCAGTCCCAACTGCAGGCTCAGAAGGCCACCTTCGACTcagcgatggaggaggcagcgaagGTGGCGGAGACGTACGAGGCGCGCATCCATGAACTGGAGGAGCAACTAcacgaggcggaggaggctgcggcggccgccgccacagggGCAGACGCCGGTGGCAGGACCGCCAGCGATGATGGGGATGGCCCGCTCGGTaaggcggcgaagaagaagacgaagaaggtgaaaaagaggaaaacgcTGGCAGAGCAGGTTTGTGCTGTGGGCGACGACGCGGACGTCCTTGCCGCGTTCCCTCATGCTGATGCTGTCGACGCCGATTCGCAGAACTCCGTTGATGCGGGGCAGTTGCAGGCGTCCTTGATGTCCGCACACCATGAAGTGCATCAGTTCAAGCTAGAAAACATACAGCTCAAGGAAGAAATCGCGCAACTCAAGGCAACCATCGTGGACCTgttggcacagctgcagcgggctGAGGAGGACGTGAGGTCCGCGCATGAGGACCTTGACATGACCCAGACCGCCATGAACGTAGAGCGACGCGATCTGCAGAAACAAATCGACCTCCTGCAGACGCAgaacacgcagcagcggtccagcatggaggagaagcagttGTCGGCGTCAgcgcgcagcaacagcattGGTACCAATGGCGGTGGTAGCCCCAGTAAGGCCAACCGCTCCTTCCACAGCTTCTCTATTGCCGACGTGGAGATGCAGTTGCGCCGGTGCCAGGACGAGGTGGGCCGCCTGATGGCCGAGAACCGGAACCTGCAGTATCGGCTGGAGCGGCAAGCGGGCTGCACCAAGCCACCCTCTTCGGCCACTGGGGCGGCAGTAGAGGCGACGGAGAAGAGTGGGGCTGAGGACATACATAAGTtacggcggcagctgaagCAGAGAGACGCGGAGATCAAGACACTCTCCGATCAGCTAATGCCCACCAAAGAGAAGCTTGTCGAGTACATGGCCATGGCCGATCGTCTGGGGCTCCAGTACCCTTTCCCGCCGGAGCTGGAGGgtgcgacggtgctgcggctcaAGGCGCTTCACTTGCCGATGACTCCGCGGTCGGCTTCCGTCCcagcgccggtgcagcagcggcgccgcatcaCCCCCTCAGGTGGGGGGGTTGGCGAGGTCTCGCCACTACCCCGTACGCCCCGAGAGCGTCGCACaggcggtgacggtggcgccgcgcgGTCTGAGGACAAGGTCTTCTCTTTACGATAA